In Pyxidicoccus xibeiensis, the following proteins share a genomic window:
- a CDS encoding bpX5 domain-containing protein, with translation MSNESQDIASARLPVRWGPRAEPLEPLAVAGEGPVALALARRVLAEEDSRLAGWSGVAGAGVLVLLGPAASLPWVDGAVYLGRDAGAPSLLMPCSLAPEVSSSMLERALLARLGSGGTPVVVLPASGHLVSVADARPVARVALTAWLEPAPMAPSSEVLP, from the coding sequence ATGAGCAACGAGAGCCAGGACATCGCTTCCGCGCGCCTTCCGGTGCGCTGGGGGCCACGAGCCGAGCCGCTGGAGCCGCTGGCCGTCGCGGGGGAGGGGCCCGTGGCGCTCGCGCTCGCGCGCCGGGTGCTGGCTGAAGAGGACTCGCGGCTGGCCGGGTGGAGCGGCGTGGCCGGCGCGGGCGTCCTCGTGCTGCTGGGGCCCGCGGCGTCACTGCCCTGGGTGGATGGGGCCGTGTACCTCGGCAGGGATGCGGGGGCGCCGTCGCTGCTGATGCCCTGCTCGCTGGCGCCCGAGGTGTCGTCGTCGATGCTGGAGCGCGCGCTGCTGGCCCGGCTGGGGAGCGGGGGCACTCCGGTGGTGGTGCTGCCCGCGTCGGGCCACCTCGTCTCCGTGGCCGATGCACGGCCGGTGGCCCGCGTCGCGCTCACCGCATGGCTGGAGCCGGCGCCGATGGCTCCGTCTTCCGAGGTGCTGCCGTGA
- a CDS encoding AAA family ATPase produces MSVSFEAAASAVRDALTDAGRGLVEREAMVELVALSAVAGEHLLVIGPPGTAKSEAVRRTASALGGSYFEYLLGRFTEPSELFGPVDLRKLREGLVETETAGMLPEAEVAFLDEVFLGSTAILNTLLGILNERTFRRGHTRMRCPLRVCVGASNALPEDDSLAAFADRFLTRIFVEPVPDPRLEELLAGGASLWSGAEVRATSLESLDVLAQAAREADLSAVRPHLAHALRTLRAAGITLSDRRAVKVQKLIASAAVLAGRRAPSTADLWPLVYAVPTKEAQALTRDVLRDLLAASENPALAAAALEASAGPLARAQRIATAGQVLLAERPLDGDTEALAAWRLKLEGVAREMDAGFAPESLPEDLKALRTQVAMVLATQGPSMAAADVAA; encoded by the coding sequence ATGTCCGTCTCCTTCGAAGCCGCCGCCTCCGCCGTTCGCGATGCCCTCACCGATGCGGGGCGCGGCCTCGTCGAGCGCGAGGCCATGGTGGAGCTCGTCGCGCTGTCCGCCGTGGCCGGCGAGCACCTGCTCGTCATCGGCCCGCCCGGCACCGCGAAGAGCGAGGCCGTGCGCCGCACCGCCAGCGCCCTGGGAGGCTCCTACTTCGAGTACCTCCTGGGCCGCTTCACCGAGCCCTCCGAGCTGTTCGGCCCGGTGGACCTGCGCAAGCTGCGCGAGGGGCTCGTGGAGACGGAGACCGCCGGCATGCTGCCCGAGGCGGAGGTCGCCTTCCTCGACGAGGTCTTCCTCGGCTCCACCGCCATCCTCAACACGCTGCTTGGCATCCTCAACGAGCGCACCTTCCGCCGGGGCCACACCCGCATGCGCTGCCCGCTGCGCGTCTGCGTGGGCGCCTCCAACGCGCTGCCGGAGGACGACTCGCTCGCGGCGTTCGCCGACCGCTTCCTCACCCGCATCTTCGTGGAGCCCGTGCCCGACCCCCGGCTGGAGGAGCTGCTCGCCGGTGGGGCCTCGCTGTGGAGCGGCGCCGAGGTCCGCGCCACGTCGCTGGAGTCCCTGGACGTGCTCGCCCAGGCCGCGCGCGAGGCGGACCTGTCCGCCGTACGTCCGCACCTGGCCCACGCGCTGCGCACGCTGCGCGCCGCCGGCATCACCCTGTCCGACCGCCGCGCGGTGAAGGTGCAGAAGCTCATCGCCTCCGCCGCGGTGCTGGCCGGCCGGCGCGCGCCGAGCACCGCGGACCTGTGGCCGCTCGTGTACGCCGTGCCCACCAAGGAGGCGCAGGCGCTCACGCGCGACGTCCTGCGGGACTTGCTCGCGGCGTCGGAGAACCCCGCTCTTGCCGCCGCTGCGCTGGAGGCCAGCGCGGGGCCACTTGCGCGGGCGCAGCGCATCGCCACGGCCGGACAGGTGCTGCTCGCGGAGCGTCCCTTGGATGGCGACACCGAGGCGCTCGCCGCGTGGCGGCTGAAGCTGGAGGGCGTGGCCCGGGAGATGGACGCGGGCTTCGCTCCCGAGTCGCTGCCCGAGGACCTGAAGGCGCTGCGGACGCAGGTCGCCATGGTGCTGGCCACCCAGGGGCCTTCGATGGCCGCGGCCGACGTGGCGGCCTGA
- a CDS encoding cupin domain-containing protein gives MVQGDARAQGGIPLPALRRRFRSQAQDSRQCHPLRQRSHARQSTPPCHESHRTVVTERSIEVYYAVSGRARLTVGEAEQPAEPGSFVYVPKHVRHRCHSIEERRVLFAPAESGG, from the coding sequence GTGGTCCAGGGTGATGCCCGCGCCCAGGGAGGCATACCCCTGCCAGCCCTCCGCCGCCGCTTCCGTTCCCAGGCCCAGGACTCCCGCCAGTGCCACCCACTTCGACAGCGTTCTCATGCGCGCCAGTCTACGCCCCCGTGTCATGAATCCCATCGCACCGTCGTCACGGAGAGGTCCATCGAGGTCTATTACGCCGTGTCCGGTCGCGCTCGACTCACCGTGGGAGAGGCCGAGCAGCCTGCCGAGCCCGGGTCCTTCGTATACGTCCCAAAGCACGTGCGGCACCGGTGCCACTCCATCGAGGAGCGGCGGGTGCTCTTCGCGCCGGCCGAGTCCGGCGGTTAG
- a CDS encoding porin family protein encodes MRTLSKWVALAGVLGLGTEAAAEGWQGYASLGAGITLDHLSDFRSMGPALHGYLGVESPPGLSLGLLAEVSETWGKQQFPTAADPNRLEKPQLDYKAVGIEARLRFFRDKPINPWVGARLSKSWSSTFTPNEVGNLFREKIDTTSMAFRVGVDGWLSSRWGVSVSTAFQFCDVKFTTDVIKECAEPLHSVIAGPVIRF; translated from the coding sequence ATGAGAACGCTGTCGAAGTGGGTGGCACTGGCGGGAGTCCTGGGCCTGGGAACGGAAGCGGCGGCGGAGGGCTGGCAGGGGTATGCCTCCCTGGGCGCGGGCATCACCCTGGACCACCTGAGTGACTTCCGCTCGATGGGGCCGGCGCTGCACGGGTACCTGGGCGTGGAGTCCCCGCCGGGCCTGTCCCTGGGCCTGCTGGCCGAGGTGTCCGAGACGTGGGGGAAGCAGCAGTTCCCCACCGCGGCGGACCCGAACCGGCTGGAGAAGCCACAGCTCGACTACAAGGCGGTGGGCATCGAGGCGCGGCTGCGCTTCTTCCGCGACAAGCCCATCAACCCGTGGGTGGGCGCGCGCCTGTCGAAGAGCTGGTCCAGCACCTTCACGCCCAACGAGGTGGGCAACCTCTTCCGGGAGAAGATAGACACCACGAGCATGGCCTTCCGCGTGGGCGTGGACGGCTGGCTCAGCTCGCGCTGGGGCGTGTCCGTCTCCACCGCCTTCCAGTTCTGCGACGTGAAGTTCACCACGGACGTCATCAAGGAGTGCGCCGAGCCGCTGCACTCGGTGATTGCCGGCCCGGTGATTCGCTTCTGA
- a CDS encoding type 2 periplasmic-binding domain-containing protein, whose product MSESWQQRFHREAREMDTALRSVLARRQSDEELRAALEELARRPYFRDFTWLWGPALHVRDRVRFRPLLLSWFTPSALTAAGKWVDAWKGGNAAALKTWLDDADRADDVEVFRRLYAWKLAGLPRGTLDTEWREDVMRRFKAATTRSARHTALAKVDLSQCRLDEKTALALDTVDPEAARAFILDHLPWRWSIWGQRDAFLPLWTTLMERARARGDAAMASALYRRLVDEATWRRDVLALARDVREPEALLRELKEHHPEAATPGIAHVFVELAEVRGRDVVPYLLEHLRSVFPRWGVFGRRKNAKGLPELLQLARVRGWEDVWSVALRTSATAETFDAEVRRLVEDTATDEAVTRRRLLQVAGAGGEWNLPGLGLARVQPLTDGTAVALYTRFPELLRGPFRMHVASGWHAAYPKLVSQALQQDDEDLLDFLASRAAMHLVHDPKTQKDWVKVLDALASHYEALPKEGGVFARRAASALGAIPAFAVWDYDALLEKNRLARLFFQRSDDFYLAEPRAVRDLLEAPQIHVQALAFRLLGRDSPRARELAAENLDLLQATLLRPLHRRTRHAAFSALANAAAHGVEPARRLVPRLRDTFALPDTRYPKESLVALLAQVLVRWPELRGPSETPRVFGPTGEAERA is encoded by the coding sequence GTGAGCGAGAGCTGGCAGCAGCGATTCCACCGCGAGGCCCGTGAGATGGACACGGCCCTCCGAAGCGTCCTGGCCCGCCGTCAGTCCGACGAGGAGCTGCGCGCCGCGCTGGAGGAACTGGCCCGGCGGCCGTACTTCCGGGACTTCACCTGGCTGTGGGGACCGGCGCTGCACGTGAGGGACCGCGTCCGCTTCCGCCCGCTGCTGCTGTCCTGGTTCACCCCGAGCGCCCTCACGGCGGCAGGCAAGTGGGTGGACGCATGGAAGGGCGGGAACGCCGCCGCGCTGAAGACGTGGCTCGACGACGCGGACCGCGCGGACGACGTGGAGGTGTTCCGCCGCCTGTACGCGTGGAAGCTGGCCGGACTTCCGAGAGGGACGCTGGACACGGAGTGGCGCGAGGACGTCATGCGCCGCTTCAAGGCCGCGACCACCCGGAGCGCGCGGCACACGGCGCTGGCCAAGGTAGACCTGAGCCAGTGTCGCCTCGACGAGAAGACGGCGCTCGCGCTGGACACGGTGGACCCGGAGGCGGCGCGCGCCTTCATCCTCGACCACCTGCCGTGGCGCTGGAGCATCTGGGGCCAGCGTGACGCGTTCCTGCCGCTGTGGACCACGCTGATGGAGCGGGCCCGGGCACGCGGCGACGCGGCGATGGCCTCCGCCCTGTACCGCCGTCTGGTGGACGAGGCCACGTGGCGCCGTGACGTGCTGGCGCTGGCGCGCGACGTGCGGGAGCCGGAGGCGCTGCTGCGCGAGCTGAAGGAGCACCACCCGGAGGCTGCCACTCCGGGGATTGCGCACGTCTTCGTGGAGCTGGCGGAGGTGCGTGGGCGCGACGTGGTGCCCTACCTCCTGGAGCACCTGCGCTCGGTGTTCCCCCGGTGGGGTGTGTTCGGCCGGAGAAAGAACGCGAAGGGCCTCCCTGAGCTGCTGCAGCTCGCCCGCGTCCGCGGCTGGGAGGACGTGTGGAGCGTGGCGCTGCGGACCTCGGCCACGGCGGAGACCTTCGACGCGGAGGTGCGGCGGCTGGTGGAGGACACGGCCACGGACGAGGCCGTGACGCGGCGCCGGCTGCTCCAGGTGGCCGGCGCTGGCGGTGAGTGGAACCTGCCCGGCCTGGGCCTCGCGCGGGTGCAGCCCCTGACGGACGGCACAGCGGTGGCGCTGTACACGCGCTTCCCGGAGCTGCTGCGCGGCCCGTTCCGCATGCACGTGGCCTCGGGCTGGCACGCTGCCTACCCGAAGCTGGTGTCCCAGGCCCTGCAACAGGATGACGAGGACCTGCTGGACTTCCTCGCCAGCCGCGCCGCCATGCACCTGGTCCACGACCCCAAGACGCAGAAGGACTGGGTGAAGGTGCTCGACGCGCTGGCCTCCCACTACGAGGCGCTGCCGAAGGAAGGCGGCGTCTTCGCCCGCCGGGCCGCCAGCGCGCTGGGTGCCATCCCCGCGTTCGCCGTCTGGGACTACGATGCGCTGCTGGAGAAGAACCGGCTCGCGAGGCTCTTCTTCCAGCGCTCGGATGACTTCTACCTGGCGGAGCCCCGGGCCGTGCGTGACTTGCTGGAGGCGCCGCAGATTCACGTGCAGGCGCTCGCCTTCCGGCTGCTCGGCCGTGACTCGCCGCGTGCGCGTGAGCTGGCGGCGGAGAACCTGGACCTGCTGCAGGCCACGCTGCTCCGCCCGCTGCACCGGCGCACCCGCCATGCGGCCTTCTCCGCGCTGGCCAACGCCGCCGCGCACGGCGTGGAGCCCGCGAGGCGGCTCGTGCCGCGCCTGCGAGACACCTTCGCGCTGCCCGACACGCGCTATCCCAAGGAGTCGCTGGTGGCACTGCTGGCACAGGTGCTCGTGCGCTGGCCGGAGCTGCGAGGCCCGTCCGAGACACCCCGGGTCTTCGGGCCCACCGGAGAGGCGGAGCGCGCATGA